A region of Streptomyces sp. TG1A-60 DNA encodes the following proteins:
- a CDS encoding NADP-dependent succinic semialdehyde dehydrogenase — protein MPIATVNPANGETLKRYDALGEEDIERRLATADTTFRTYRTTSFAERARLLRRAADLLDEDTEDVARVMTTEMGKPVKQARAEAAKCAKAMRWYADHAEVLLTDVEPSDADVKDSGASRVLVRYRPLGPVLAVMPWNFPLWQVIRFAAPALMAGNVGLLKHASNVPQTALYLEDLFRRAGFPEGCFQTLLVGSRAIEDILRDPRVKAATLTGSEPAGRAVASVAGDEVKKTVLELGGSDPYIVLPSADIGKAAETAVTARVQNTGQSCIAAKRFIVHADVYDAFTERFVAGMRALRTGDPLDEDTDVGPLSSEQGREDLEELVDEAVESGATVLCGAERPDGPGWFYPPTVLADITPEMRIHREEAFGPVATLYRVADLDEAIAIANDTPFGLSSNVWTRDADEVDRFVRDLDTGAVYVNGMTASHPAFPFGGVKRSGYGRELSGHGIREFCNITTVWHGA, from the coding sequence ATGCCCATCGCCACGGTGAACCCGGCGAACGGCGAGACACTGAAGAGGTACGACGCCCTGGGCGAGGAGGATATCGAGCGCCGGCTCGCCACCGCCGACACCACGTTCCGCACCTACCGGACCACGTCCTTCGCGGAACGCGCGCGGCTGCTGCGCAGGGCCGCCGACCTCCTCGACGAGGACACCGAGGACGTCGCCCGGGTGATGACCACCGAGATGGGCAAGCCGGTCAAGCAGGCCCGCGCCGAGGCCGCCAAGTGCGCGAAGGCGATGCGCTGGTACGCCGACCACGCCGAGGTGCTGCTCACCGACGTCGAACCCTCCGACGCGGACGTGAAGGACTCGGGCGCCTCCCGTGTCCTCGTCCGCTACCGCCCCCTCGGCCCCGTGCTCGCCGTGATGCCGTGGAACTTCCCGCTCTGGCAGGTGATCCGCTTCGCCGCGCCCGCGCTGATGGCGGGCAACGTCGGCCTGCTCAAGCACGCCTCCAACGTCCCGCAGACCGCGCTCTACCTGGAGGACCTCTTCCGCCGGGCGGGCTTTCCCGAGGGCTGCTTCCAGACCCTGCTCGTCGGCTCCCGCGCGATCGAGGACATCCTGCGCGACCCGCGCGTGAAGGCCGCCACCCTCACCGGCAGCGAGCCCGCGGGCCGGGCCGTCGCCTCGGTCGCCGGGGACGAGGTCAAGAAGACGGTCCTGGAACTCGGCGGCAGCGATCCGTACATCGTGCTGCCGTCCGCCGACATCGGGAAGGCGGCGGAGACCGCCGTGACGGCCAGGGTGCAGAACACCGGTCAGTCGTGCATCGCCGCCAAGCGGTTCATCGTGCACGCCGACGTGTACGACGCCTTCACCGAGCGTTTCGTGGCGGGCATGCGGGCACTGAGGACCGGCGACCCTCTGGACGAGGACACCGACGTCGGCCCGCTCTCCAGCGAGCAGGGCCGCGAGGACCTGGAGGAGCTGGTCGACGAGGCCGTGGAGAGCGGCGCCACGGTCCTGTGCGGTGCCGAGCGCCCCGACGGGCCCGGCTGGTTCTACCCGCCGACCGTCCTCGCCGACATCACCCCCGAGATGCGCATCCACCGCGAGGAGGCCTTCGGTCCGGTCGCCACGCTGTACCGGGTCGCCGACCTCGACGAAGCGATCGCGATCGCCAACGACACGCCCTTCGGGCTCAGCTCGAACGTGTGGACGCGGGACGCCGACGAGGTCGACCGCTTCGTACGGGACCTCGACACCGGCGCGGTCTACGTCAACGGGATGACCGCCTCCCACCCGGCGTTCCCGTTCGGCGGGGTCAAGCGTTCCGGATACGGGCGTGAGCTGTCCGGACACGGAATCCGGGAGTTCTGCAACATCACCACCGTATGGCACGGGGCGTGA
- a CDS encoding alginate lyase family protein: protein MLKIAGTAAGAAGTGVGTGMAATPASAAGGAYPHPGLLHTKADLARMAAKVKAGAEPYTAGFAKLTANRHARSDYRANPQATVVRGGTGQNYATLYNDIHAAYQNALRFHVTGDGAHADTAVAILNAWSAKLTSLTGNADRFLAAGLYGYQIANAAELVRDHDGFELDRFQEMLTTVFAPLSDDFLVRHNGAVITNYWTNWDLTAMACVLATGIFCDDRTQVARAVDYFKNGEGLGAVKKAIPVVHDDGLGEWLEAGRDQGHALLGVGLMGTFCEMAWNQGIDLYGYDDNRFLKGAQYVAKWSLGGKVAYTANTRAKGAVNGWSGREAASDAASVNPDMTRPIWAMIANHYTKRRGLDASHVTRIAARSAPEGGGGDYGPNSGGYDQLGYGTLAFTRDKATAAEAGAPPAAPDVASHSGTGSGSGSGSGSKKGASEASPAASANPQGGRGEDLAATGTSDIPAWTAAGGVTALAGGLLLLRRRNRPGGRPEN, encoded by the coding sequence ATGCTGAAGATCGCCGGAACCGCCGCGGGCGCGGCGGGGACCGGCGTCGGCACAGGCATGGCGGCGACGCCGGCCTCGGCGGCGGGCGGCGCCTACCCGCATCCCGGTCTGCTCCACACCAAGGCGGACCTGGCCCGCATGGCGGCCAAGGTGAAGGCGGGCGCCGAGCCCTACACGGCGGGCTTCGCCAAGCTGACCGCCAACCGGCACGCCCGCAGCGACTACAGGGCCAACCCGCAGGCGACCGTGGTCCGGGGAGGCACCGGACAGAACTACGCGACCCTGTACAACGACATCCACGCCGCCTACCAGAATGCCCTGCGCTTCCACGTCACCGGCGACGGCGCGCACGCCGACACGGCCGTCGCGATCCTCAACGCCTGGTCCGCGAAGCTCACTTCACTGACGGGCAACGCCGACCGCTTCCTGGCCGCCGGCCTGTACGGCTACCAGATCGCCAACGCCGCAGAACTCGTCCGCGACCACGACGGCTTCGAGCTCGACCGCTTCCAGGAGATGCTGACCACCGTCTTCGCCCCGCTCAGCGACGACTTCCTGGTCAGGCACAACGGCGCCGTCATCACCAACTACTGGACCAACTGGGACCTCACCGCCATGGCCTGCGTCCTGGCCACCGGCATCTTCTGCGACGACCGGACCCAAGTTGCCCGCGCCGTCGACTACTTCAAGAACGGCGAGGGTCTGGGCGCCGTCAAGAAAGCCATCCCGGTCGTCCACGACGACGGTCTCGGCGAGTGGCTGGAGGCCGGCCGCGACCAGGGCCACGCGCTGCTCGGCGTCGGCCTCATGGGCACCTTCTGCGAGATGGCCTGGAACCAGGGCATCGACCTGTACGGCTACGACGACAACCGCTTCCTCAAGGGCGCCCAGTACGTGGCCAAGTGGAGCCTGGGCGGCAAGGTGGCCTACACGGCCAACACCCGCGCGAAGGGCGCCGTCAACGGCTGGTCCGGCAGGGAGGCCGCGTCCGACGCGGCCTCCGTCAACCCGGACATGACGCGCCCCATCTGGGCCATGATCGCCAATCACTACACCAAGCGCCGGGGCCTCGACGCCTCGCACGTCACCCGCATCGCGGCCAGGTCCGCGCCCGAGGGCGGCGGCGGCGACTACGGCCCCAACAGCGGCGGCTACGACCAGCTCGGCTACGGCACACTGGCGTTCACCCGGGACAAGGCGACGGCGGCCGAGGCGGGCGCGCCGCCGGCCGCGCCCGACGTCGCGTCCCACTCGGGCACCGGCAGCGGTTCCGGGTCCGGCTCCGGCTCGAAGAAGGGGGCCTCGGAGGCCTCCCCCGCCGCCTCCGCGAACCCCCAGGGCGGGCGGGGCGAGGACCTGGCCGCCACCGGCACCTCCGACATCCCGGCCTGGACCGCCGCGGGCGGAGTCACGGCCCTCGCGGGCGGCCTGCTCCTGCTGCGCCGCCGCAACCGCCCGGGCGGCCGGCCGGAGAACTGA
- a CDS encoding DUF6213 family protein produces the protein MNREVTLPLIVDDRGTLQVAAADVSKLLRTVGGRWLHLVEAGEDALDEDTVAALTIELAKLADRIDVACIAHSSGAASG, from the coding sequence GTGAACCGCGAAGTGACTCTGCCTCTGATCGTCGACGACCGCGGGACCTTGCAGGTGGCCGCGGCCGATGTGAGCAAGCTGCTGCGGACGGTGGGCGGACGATGGCTGCACCTGGTGGAGGCGGGTGAGGACGCGCTCGACGAGGACACGGTCGCGGCTTTGACCATCGAACTGGCGAAACTGGCCGACCGGATCGATGTGGCGTGCATCGCGCACAGCAGTGGGGCGGCCTCCGGCTAG
- the def gene encoding peptide deformylase: MRNGSIPGARGRVLPMTLLGDPVLHAPCGDVTEFGPELVRLVGDMFATMYDARGVGLAANQVGRALRVFVYDCPDDEDVRHLGHVVNPRLVSTEGIVLRGPEGCLSLPGLEAGVERYDEAVVEGYDAEGEPVRVRGTGFFARCLQHECDHLEGRVYADRLSGWRRRRVLRKAARAPWGAVTGR, from the coding sequence ATGCGAAACGGCTCGATTCCCGGCGCCCGAGGGCGCGTTCTCCCCATGACACTGCTCGGCGACCCCGTACTGCACGCGCCCTGTGGAGACGTGACGGAGTTCGGGCCCGAACTGGTGCGGCTTGTGGGAGACATGTTCGCGACGATGTACGACGCGCGGGGTGTGGGTCTCGCCGCGAACCAGGTGGGCCGGGCGCTCCGGGTGTTCGTGTACGACTGCCCGGACGACGAGGACGTGCGTCATCTCGGCCATGTGGTGAACCCGCGGCTCGTCTCGACGGAGGGGATCGTGCTGCGGGGGCCCGAGGGCTGTCTGTCGCTGCCCGGACTGGAGGCGGGGGTGGAGCGGTATGACGAGGCCGTGGTGGAGGGGTACGACGCGGAGGGGGAGCCGGTCAGGGTGCGGGGGACGGGGTTCTTCGCCCGGTGTCTTCAGCACGAGTGTGATCACCTTGAGGGGCGTGTGTATGCCGACCGGCTCAGTGGGTGGCGTCGGCGACGGGTGTTGCGGAAGGCCGCTCGGGCGCCGTGGGGAGCGGTGACCGGTCGATGA
- a CDS encoding DUF779 domain-containing protein, producing the protein MDVVPRVELTPTAADLVRRLRAAHGPLMFHQSGGCCDGSAPMCYPDGEFRTGDSDVLLAELSVDGVDEAVGFWMSRGQYEVWSHTRLIVDVVPGRGSGFSLEAPEGVRFLIRSRVVEAGQPPGR; encoded by the coding sequence ATGGATGTGGTCCCGCGCGTAGAGCTGACCCCCACGGCCGCCGATCTCGTACGGCGGCTGCGGGCGGCCCACGGCCCGTTGATGTTCCACCAGTCGGGCGGCTGCTGCGACGGCAGCGCCCCCATGTGCTACCCGGACGGCGAGTTCCGTACGGGAGACTCGGACGTCCTCCTCGCGGAGCTGAGCGTCGACGGCGTCGACGAAGCGGTCGGGTTCTGGATGTCCCGCGGCCAGTACGAGGTGTGGAGCCACACCCGGCTGATCGTCGACGTCGTCCCGGGCCGGGGCAGCGGTTTCTCCCTGGAGGCACCCGAAGGGGTGCGTTTCCTCATCCGTTCCCGGGTCGTGGAGGCCGGGCAGCCGCCCGGCCGGTAG
- a CDS encoding NADPH:quinone oxidoreductase family protein — MQAWQVHENGEPSEVMRLQDVERPTPGDGQVLLKVRAANINFPDVLMCRGHYQVRPPLPFTPGVEICGETEDGRRVIANPALPYGGLAEYAVADAASLLPAPEALDDAEAAALHIGYQTGWFGLHRRARLEAGETLLVHAAAGGVGSAAVQLGKAAGATVIGVVGGAGKAAVARELGCDVVVDRRSEDVVSAVKEATGGRGADVVYDPVGGDAYTQSTKVVAFEGRIVVVGFASGTIPSPGLNHALVKNYSILGLHWGLYNTRNPKLVQHCHEQLTELAARGVVKPLVSERAPLGGAAAAVQRVADGVTTGRVVVLPGHTEGGAA, encoded by the coding sequence ATGCAGGCATGGCAAGTGCACGAGAACGGCGAGCCGAGCGAGGTGATGCGGCTCCAGGACGTGGAGCGGCCCACTCCCGGTGACGGCCAGGTCCTGCTGAAGGTGCGCGCCGCGAACATCAACTTCCCGGACGTGCTGATGTGCCGGGGCCACTACCAGGTCAGGCCGCCGCTCCCGTTCACCCCGGGCGTGGAGATCTGCGGTGAGACCGAGGACGGCCGCCGGGTCATCGCCAACCCCGCGCTGCCGTACGGCGGTCTCGCCGAGTACGCGGTCGCCGACGCCGCCTCTCTCCTGCCCGCGCCCGAGGCGCTGGACGACGCCGAGGCAGCGGCCCTGCACATCGGCTACCAGACGGGCTGGTTCGGCCTCCACCGCCGGGCCCGCCTCGAAGCGGGGGAGACCCTGCTCGTCCACGCTGCCGCAGGAGGGGTCGGCAGCGCGGCCGTGCAGCTCGGCAAGGCGGCCGGGGCGACGGTCATCGGTGTCGTGGGCGGCGCCGGCAAGGCCGCCGTGGCCCGGGAGCTGGGCTGTGACGTGGTGGTCGACCGGCGGAGCGAGGACGTCGTCTCCGCCGTGAAGGAAGCCACCGGAGGCCGGGGCGCGGATGTGGTCTACGACCCGGTGGGCGGCGACGCCTACACGCAGTCGACCAAGGTCGTCGCCTTCGAAGGGCGGATCGTGGTCGTCGGCTTCGCCAGTGGGACGATCCCCAGCCCCGGCCTCAACCACGCCCTCGTCAAGAACTACTCGATCCTCGGCCTGCACTGGGGCCTGTACAACACCAGGAACCCGAAGCTGGTCCAGCACTGCCACGAGCAGCTCACCGAACTGGCGGCCCGGGGCGTCGTCAAGCCGCTGGTGAGCGAGCGCGCGCCGCTCGGCGGGGCCGCTGCCGCCGTGCAGCGGGTCGCGGACGGCGTCACCACGGGTCGCGTCGTCGTGCTTCCCGGGCACACCGAAGGAGGAGCGGCATGA
- a CDS encoding NUDIX domain-containing protein, translating to MSTPRRSAGLLLHRRTEHGVEVLLGHMGGPFFAHRDAGAWSVPKGEYEPDEPAWEAARREFQEELGVAPPDRDGVPLGEVRQANGKLVTAWAVEADLDPATVVPGTFWMAWPPRSGQVQEFPELDRVEWFPVERARAVIVPAQAEFLDRLLEHSN from the coding sequence GTGAGCACACCCAGGCGCAGCGCCGGTCTGCTGCTGCACCGCCGCACCGAGCACGGCGTCGAGGTCCTGCTCGGCCACATGGGCGGGCCGTTCTTCGCGCACCGGGACGCGGGCGCCTGGAGCGTGCCCAAGGGCGAGTACGAGCCGGACGAGCCCGCCTGGGAGGCCGCGCGCCGGGAGTTCCAGGAGGAGCTGGGGGTGGCGCCGCCCGACAGGGACGGCGTACCGCTGGGAGAGGTGCGGCAGGCGAACGGCAAACTCGTCACGGCCTGGGCCGTCGAGGCGGACCTCGATCCGGCGACCGTCGTGCCGGGGACGTTCTGGATGGCGTGGCCGCCGAGGTCGGGGCAGGTCCAGGAGTTCCCGGAGCTGGACCGGGTGGAGTGGTTTCCCGTCGAACGGGCCCGCGCCGTGATCGTCCCGGCCCAGGCGGAGTTTCTCGACCGGCTCCTGGAGCACTCGAACTGA
- a CDS encoding acyl-CoA dehydrogenase family protein: MTTRRTQPDLLYSEEEEALRAAVRDLLTDHCEAVRVIARVESDAPHDRELWKLLADGMGLAGLLVPEELGGQGATHREAAVVLEELGRAVAPVPFLTSAVVATEALLAGEAGDLLAELASGRRIGALAVALNLPAGSAYKAVRFADGVLHGELTGIADAAGADVLLVPADDGGLYAVDAPAATITGQVSLDLTRPVAKVVLDGVPGRLLGDAEPAVHRALRAGAGLLASEQLGLAEWTLTETVRYLKERKQFNRPVGGFQALKHRLAQLWLEVVNLRAAARNAADALATGSDDADLAVAVAQAFAAPVAVHAAEEALQLHGGIGMTWEHPVHLYLKRAKADSIAYGTAGAHREALAELVDLQAP, encoded by the coding sequence ATGACAACACGGCGCACACAGCCCGACCTGCTGTACTCGGAGGAGGAAGAGGCCCTCCGCGCCGCCGTCCGTGACCTGCTGACCGACCACTGTGAAGCGGTGCGAGTGATCGCGCGCGTCGAGTCGGACGCTCCGCACGACCGCGAACTGTGGAAGCTCCTCGCCGACGGCATGGGCCTCGCCGGGCTGCTCGTCCCCGAGGAACTGGGCGGCCAGGGGGCCACGCACCGCGAAGCCGCCGTGGTCCTGGAGGAGTTGGGACGTGCCGTCGCCCCGGTGCCGTTCCTGACGAGTGCCGTCGTCGCCACCGAGGCCCTGCTGGCCGGCGAGGCCGGCGACCTGCTCGCCGAGCTGGCCTCCGGCCGGAGGATCGGTGCCCTCGCGGTCGCGCTGAACCTGCCCGCCGGCAGCGCCTACAAGGCCGTACGGTTCGCAGACGGCGTCCTGCACGGGGAGTTGACCGGTATCGCGGATGCGGCAGGCGCCGATGTGCTGCTGGTGCCCGCCGACGACGGGGGCCTGTACGCCGTGGACGCGCCGGCCGCGACCATCACCGGACAGGTGTCGCTGGACCTGACCCGGCCGGTGGCGAAGGTCGTGCTCGACGGAGTGCCGGGCCGCCTCCTCGGCGACGCGGAACCCGCCGTACACCGTGCCCTGCGGGCCGGAGCGGGACTTCTCGCCTCCGAGCAACTCGGCCTGGCGGAGTGGACGTTGACGGAGACGGTCCGCTATCTCAAGGAGCGCAAGCAGTTCAACCGGCCCGTCGGCGGCTTCCAGGCGCTCAAGCACCGGCTCGCGCAGCTGTGGCTGGAGGTCGTCAACCTGCGGGCCGCCGCCCGGAACGCGGCCGACGCGCTCGCCACCGGCAGCGACGACGCCGACCTGGCGGTGGCCGTCGCCCAGGCGTTCGCGGCGCCGGTGGCCGTGCACGCGGCCGAGGAGGCGCTGCAACTGCACGGCGGGATCGGCATGACCTGGGAGCACCCGGTCCACCTGTACCTGAAGCGGGCGAAGGCCGACTCGATCGCCTACGGCACGGCGGGCGCCCACCGGGAGGCGTTGGCCGAACTGGTCGATCTCCAGGCCCCGTGA
- a CDS encoding XRE family transcriptional regulator produces MGDDMSTAMSDETRGTDEVLAGVGPRLRRIRKERGATLAGLSEATGISVSTLSRLESGLRRPSLELLLPIARAHQVPLDELIGEPPVGDPRVRSKPIVRHGRTYWPLTRQPGGLQAFKVRVEQGQQEPEPRTHEGYEWLYVMSGRLRVVLGEHDLVMVAGEAAEFDTRVPHWFGSTGEGPVEFLSLFGPQGERMHVRAKPTRS; encoded by the coding sequence ATGGGTGATGACATGAGTACGGCCATGAGCGACGAGACGCGCGGGACGGACGAGGTGCTCGCCGGGGTCGGGCCCCGGCTGCGGCGGATCCGGAAGGAGCGGGGGGCGACGCTCGCCGGGCTGTCGGAGGCGACGGGCATCTCGGTGAGCACGCTCTCCCGGCTGGAGTCGGGGCTGCGCAGGCCCAGCCTGGAGCTGCTGCTGCCGATCGCCCGCGCCCATCAGGTGCCCCTGGACGAGCTGATCGGGGAGCCGCCGGTCGGCGACCCGAGGGTCCGCTCGAAGCCGATCGTGCGGCACGGGCGGACGTACTGGCCGCTCACCCGGCAGCCGGGCGGCCTCCAGGCCTTCAAGGTGCGCGTCGAACAGGGACAGCAGGAGCCGGAGCCGCGCACCCACGAGGGCTACGAGTGGCTGTACGTGATGTCCGGGAGGCTGCGGGTCGTGCTCGGCGAGCATGATCTGGTGATGGTCGCAGGGGAGGCCGCCGAGTTCGACACCCGGGTCCCGCACTGGTTCGGGTCGACGGGGGAGGGGCCGGTGGAGTTCCTCAGTCTGTTCGGGCCCCAGGGGGAGCGGATGCACGTACGGGCCAAGCCCACGCGTTCGTGA
- a CDS encoding acyl-CoA dehydrogenase family protein: MAEFTMELNEEQREVRDWLHGFAADVIRPAAAEWDEREETPWPVIQEAAKVGIYSLDFYAQQYFDPTGLGIPMAMEELFWGDAGIALSIVGTGLAAVGVLANGTEEQIGTWIPQMYGDANDVKVAAFCSSEPDAGSDVASMRTRAVYDEARDEWVINGTKTWATNGGIANVHVVVAVVDAELGSKGHASFIVPPNTPGLSQGQKFKKHGIRASHTAEVVLEDVRVPGSCLLGGKEKLDERLARARERAKAGGERVKNAAMATFEASRPAVGAMAVGTARAAYEVALDYAKTREQFGRPIIDNQGVAFQLADMRTSVDAARLLVWRASWMAVNGRPFTAAEGSQSKLFASETAKKVTAQALQILGGNGYTREYPVERMHRDSAIYTIFEGTSEIQRLVIARTLSGMPIR, from the coding sequence ATGGCCGAGTTCACCATGGAACTCAACGAGGAACAGCGAGAGGTCCGCGACTGGCTCCACGGATTCGCCGCCGATGTGATCCGCCCAGCGGCCGCCGAGTGGGACGAGCGCGAGGAAACCCCCTGGCCGGTGATCCAGGAGGCCGCCAAGGTCGGCATCTACTCCCTCGACTTCTACGCTCAGCAGTACTTCGACCCCACCGGGCTCGGCATCCCCATGGCCATGGAGGAGCTGTTCTGGGGCGACGCGGGCATAGCCCTCTCCATAGTCGGCACCGGCCTCGCCGCCGTGGGCGTCCTCGCCAACGGCACCGAGGAGCAGATCGGCACCTGGATCCCCCAGATGTACGGCGACGCGAACGATGTCAAGGTCGCCGCGTTCTGCTCCTCCGAGCCCGACGCCGGTTCCGACGTGGCCTCCATGCGTACCCGCGCGGTCTACGACGAGGCCAGGGACGAGTGGGTGATCAACGGCACGAAGACCTGGGCGACCAACGGCGGCATCGCCAACGTCCATGTCGTCGTCGCCGTGGTCGACGCGGAACTCGGCTCCAAGGGGCACGCCTCCTTCATCGTCCCGCCGAACACGCCCGGCCTGTCCCAGGGGCAGAAGTTCAAGAAGCACGGCATCCGTGCCTCGCACACCGCCGAGGTCGTCCTTGAGGACGTGCGCGTGCCCGGCTCCTGCCTCCTCGGCGGCAAGGAGAAGCTCGACGAGCGGCTGGCGCGGGCGCGTGAGCGGGCGAAGGCCGGGGGTGAGCGGGTGAAGAACGCGGCGATGGCCACGTTCGAGGCGTCCCGGCCGGCCGTGGGTGCCATGGCGGTGGGCACCGCCCGCGCCGCGTACGAGGTGGCCCTCGACTACGCCAAGACCCGGGAGCAGTTCGGGCGGCCCATCATCGACAACCAGGGCGTCGCCTTCCAGCTCGCGGACATGCGGACGTCCGTGGACGCGGCGCGGCTGCTGGTGTGGCGGGCCTCCTGGATGGCGGTCAACGGCAGGCCGTTCACCGCGGCCGAGGGGTCGCAGTCGAAGCTGTTCGCCAGCGAGACGGCGAAGAAGGTCACGGCGCAGGCCCTGCAGATACTGGGCGGCAACGGCTACACCCGGGAGTACCCGGTGGAGCGGATGCACCGGGACAGCGCCATCTACACGATCTTCGAAGGGACGAGCGAGATCCAGCGTCTGGTCATCGCCCGCACGCTGTCGGGGATGCCGATCCGGTAG
- a CDS encoding ATP-dependent DNA ligase — MLFARLARVSREVAATSARSRKAALLAELFRDAEAADVPIVIPCLAGRLPQGRLGVGWKVLDQQVPPATEPTLSVREVDARLTEIGGVIGAGSQAERRRLVGELLAAATEDEQRYLFGLLTGEVRQGALAAVAVEGLAGATGAPAADVRRAVMLAGSLQTVARALLAEGPSALEGFRLTVGQPVLPMLAHSASSVAETVAKLGACAVEEKLDGIRVQVHRDGGAVRLYTRTLDDITDRLPELTAAAQELNGERFILDGEVIAFDENGRPRSFQETAGRVGSRVDVATAAGQVPVSPVFFDALSVDGRDLLDLPLTDRHTELARLVPEPMRVRRTLLGGPDDLPEAERFLADTLARGHEGVVVKALDAPYSAGRRGASWLKVKPVHTLDLVILAAEWGHGRRTGKLSNLHLGARTADGSFAMLGKTFKGMTDAMLTWQTERLTELAVADNGWGVTVRPELVVEIAYDGLQRSTRYPAGVTLRFARVIRYREDKSPAQADTVESLLAAHPEVTR; from the coding sequence ATGCTGTTCGCCCGGCTCGCCCGTGTGTCACGGGAGGTCGCCGCCACGTCGGCACGGTCCCGGAAGGCCGCTCTGCTCGCCGAGCTGTTCCGGGACGCCGAGGCGGCGGACGTGCCGATCGTCATCCCCTGTCTGGCGGGCCGACTGCCACAGGGGCGGCTGGGCGTGGGCTGGAAGGTGCTGGACCAACAGGTCCCTCCGGCCACCGAGCCCACCCTCTCCGTGCGCGAGGTGGACGCCCGGCTGACGGAGATCGGCGGTGTCATCGGCGCCGGTTCGCAGGCCGAACGCCGGCGCCTGGTGGGCGAGCTGCTGGCGGCGGCCACCGAGGACGAGCAGCGCTACCTGTTCGGGCTGCTCACCGGTGAGGTACGGCAGGGTGCGCTGGCCGCGGTGGCCGTGGAAGGGCTGGCCGGGGCCACCGGCGCACCCGCGGCCGACGTACGGCGGGCCGTGATGCTCGCCGGATCGCTCCAGACCGTGGCACGGGCCCTGCTGGCGGAGGGGCCCTCGGCCCTCGAAGGGTTCCGGCTCACCGTCGGGCAGCCCGTGCTGCCGATGCTGGCGCACAGCGCGTCGTCGGTCGCGGAGACCGTGGCGAAGCTGGGCGCGTGCGCGGTCGAGGAGAAGCTGGACGGCATCCGCGTCCAGGTCCACCGCGACGGCGGCGCAGTACGGCTGTACACCCGCACCCTGGACGACATCACCGACCGTTTACCCGAACTCACCGCCGCCGCACAGGAGTTGAACGGCGAGCGGTTCATTCTCGACGGTGAGGTGATCGCCTTCGACGAGAACGGCCGGCCCCGCTCGTTCCAGGAGACCGCCGGGCGGGTCGGCTCGCGGGTGGACGTGGCGACGGCGGCCGGGCAGGTGCCCGTCTCGCCGGTCTTCTTCGACGCGCTGTCCGTGGACGGCCGGGACCTCCTCGACCTGCCCCTCACCGACCGCCACACCGAACTGGCCCGCCTGGTCCCGGAGCCGATGCGGGTCCGGCGCACTTTGCTGGGCGGCCCCGACGACCTGCCCGAGGCGGAGCGGTTCCTCGCGGACACGCTCGCCCGAGGACACGAGGGCGTCGTGGTCAAGGCCCTCGACGCCCCCTACAGCGCGGGCCGGCGTGGAGCCTCCTGGCTGAAGGTCAAGCCCGTGCACACCCTCGACCTGGTGATTCTGGCCGCCGAGTGGGGCCATGGCCGCCGCACGGGCAAGCTGTCCAACCTCCACCTCGGCGCCCGCACCGCCGACGGTTCCTTCGCCATGCTCGGCAAGACCTTCAAGGGCATGACCGACGCGATGCTGACCTGGCAGACCGAACGGCTGACGGAGCTGGCCGTGGCGGACAACGGCTGGGGCGTCACCGTACGCCCCGAACTCGTCGTCGAGATCGCCTACGACGGCCTCCAGCGCTCCACCCGCTACCCGGCCGGCGTCACCCTCCGCTTCGCCCGCGTGATCCGCTACCGCGAGGACAAGTCCCCTGCGCAAGCCGATACGGTCGAGTCCCTGCTCGCGGCCCACCCGGAGGTGACCCGGTGA
- a CDS encoding TetR family transcriptional regulator, which yields MDTTQRTVQERSADRRRRELLEAADRVVLRDGPGASMNAIAAEAGITKPILYRHFGDKGGLYAALAQRHTDALLDSLRAALDAPAERRQRVEATLDTYLTAIEARPQVYRFLMHPAEGGQPGDQGFDVGRHSAPLLRRMGEELGKVIEERLDLGSDSRRLARVWGHGIVGMMHAAGDWWLGERPCTRAELVHSLADLLWGRLAAAGDKVGGPGF from the coding sequence ATGGACACCACGCAGCGGACCGTCCAGGAACGGTCCGCCGACCGCCGTCGGCGTGAGCTGCTGGAAGCCGCGGACAGAGTCGTGCTCCGCGACGGCCCCGGAGCGTCGATGAACGCCATCGCCGCCGAGGCCGGCATCACCAAGCCGATCCTCTACCGCCACTTCGGCGACAAGGGGGGACTTTACGCCGCCCTCGCCCAGCGGCACACCGACGCCCTCCTCGACTCCCTGCGGGCCGCGCTGGACGCCCCGGCGGAGCGCCGCCAACGGGTCGAGGCCACCCTCGACACCTATCTGACGGCCATCGAGGCCCGCCCTCAGGTGTACCGCTTCCTCATGCACCCGGCCGAGGGCGGCCAGCCCGGCGACCAGGGCTTCGACGTGGGCAGGCACTCCGCCCCCCTGCTGCGCCGGATGGGCGAGGAACTGGGCAAGGTCATAGAGGAGCGCCTCGACCTCGGCTCCGACAGCCGCCGGCTCGCCCGCGTCTGGGGCCACGGCATCGTGGGCATGATGCACGCGGCGGGCGACTGGTGGCTCGGCGAACGCCCCTGCACAAGAGCGGAGTTGGTCCACAGCCTGGCGGACCTGTTGTGGGGTCGCCTGGCCGCGGCGGGCGACAAGGTGGGCGGACCCGGGTTCTGA